In Mangifera indica cultivar Alphonso chromosome 1, CATAS_Mindica_2.1, whole genome shotgun sequence, a single genomic region encodes these proteins:
- the LOC123223411 gene encoding G-type lectin S-receptor-like serine/threonine-protein kinase At4g27290 produces the protein MLGQFWLKCNSKGLKLSMKSSLGGFRILVICLFLVCSIRTVTAEDTISMGQSIRDGETVVSAGESFELGFFSPGTSNSRYLGIWYKKISPGTVAWVANRDSPLSDLSGVLSINLQGDLVLLNSTNNTIWSSNLSKTAQNPVAVLLDSGNLVLKDKNDDDSTDNFLWQSFDYPSHTLLPGMKLGINFVTGLNRFLSSWKSLDDPSKGDYTFGIDPDGYPQAYLRKGSDILFRSGSWNGLRWTGAPTLKPNSVYTYEFVLNENEVYYKFEILNNSVPSRMVLSPSGQLQRFTWIDRAGRWAPYSATMSDQCDNYDLCGAYTSCNINNPPGVCGCLDGFSPKSPGDWNIFDWSDGCVPRTPLNCSETGDGFLKVSAVKLPDTSHSKADKNISLLECDKLCLDNCSCTAYANLDVRDGGSGCLLWYGNLIDIRDYSDSDSGQDLYVKMAASELDIIRKRGQFSNKHVVIIVTSVIAAMGVLAIGCIAYMLRKKLKNQGRTENTHQFLDHSNKDSRESEMELPMFDLTTIANATNNFSNNNKLGEGGFGPVYKGKLIEGQEIAVKRLSTTSGQGMVEFRNEVLLIAKLQHRNLVKILGCCSHQNDRMLVYEYMPNKSLDNFIFDEKRRKLLDWGKRINIIEGIARGLLYLHQDSRLRIIHRDLKASNVLLDHEMNPKISDFGMARTFWGDQTTANTSKIAGTYGYMSPEYAVDGLFSVKSDVFSFGVLVLEIVSGKRNRGFQNPQHNHNLLGHAWKLWIEGRPLELIDESLDEACPSPEILRCIHVGLLCVQQAPEDRPIMASVVLMLGGERSLPQPKQPGFFTERNLPESSESSTGKHKFSSNNEITFSLLEAR, from the exons ATGCTAGGCCAATTTTGGCTAAAATGTAACAGCAAGGGCTTGAAGTTAAGCATGAAGAGTTCTTTAGGGGGCTTCAGAATCCTGGTTATATGCCTGTTTCTGGTTTGTTCCATAAGAACTGTCACTGCAGAAGACACAATTTCTATGGGCCAATCTATTAGAGACGGGGAGACAGTAGTTTCAGCAGGAGAAAGCTTTGAACTTGGGTTCTTCAGTCCAGGAACATCAAATAGCAGATACTTGGGGATTTGGTATAAGAAAATTTCACCTGGGACAGTTGCTTGGGTTGCTAATAGAGATTCTCCACTTTCTGATCTCTCAGGAGTTCTTAGTATTAATCTTCAGGGAGATCTTGTGCTTCTCAATAGCACAAATAACACTATTTGGTCATCAAATTTGTCGAAAACAGCTCAGAATCCTGTCGCCGTGCTCTTAGATTCAGGAAACCTtgttttgaaagataaaaatgatgatgatagCACAGACAACTTCTTGTGGCAGAGCTTCGATTATCCATCTCATACTTTATTACCAGGTATGAAACTTGGCATAAACTTTGTTACAGGTTTGAACAGGTTTTTGTCATCCTGGAAGAGCTTAGATGATCCTTCTAAAGGAGATTACACATTTGGCATAGACCCTGATGGGTATCCGCAAGCATATCTTAGAAAGGGATCAGATATACTATTTAGATCAGGTTCCTGGAATGGTCTCCGTTGGACAGGAGCTCCAACACTGAAACCAAATTCAGTATATACTTACGAGTTTGTATTGAATGAGAATGAAGTGTACTACAAATTCGAAATCCTGAATAATTCAGTCCCTTCAAGGATGGTGCTGAGCCCTTCAGGTCAGTTGCAGCGTTTCACATGGATAGATCGAGCGGGAAGATGGGCTCCATATTCTGCAACAATGAGTGATCAGTGTGACAATTATGACCTGTGTGGTGCATATACTAGTTGTAACATTAATAACCCTCCAGGTGTATGTGGTTGCCTGGATGGATTCTCACCCAAATCTCCAGGAGATTGGAATATCTTCGATTGGTCCGATGGGTGTGTTCCAAGGACTCCATTGAACTGCAGTGAGACTGGAGATGGCTTTTTGAAGGTTTCGGCTGTAAAATTGCCGGATACGAGTCATTCAAAGGCTGATAAGAACATCAGTCTTTTGGAATGTGACAAACTCTGTCTTGACAATTGCTCTTGCACAGCATATGCAAATTTAGATGTCAGAGATGGGGGAAGTGGTTGTTTGCTCTGGTATGGTAACCTCATTGACATAAGAGATTATTCTGACAGTGACAGTGGGCAAGATCTCTATGTTAAGATGGCTGCTTCAGAACTAG ATATAATTAGGAAAAGAGGGCAATTCAGTAACAAGCATGTGGTGATCATAGTAACATCTGTAATTGCAGCCATGGGAGTCCTTGCAATAGGATGTATCGCATATATGCTGAGAAAGAAACTGAAGAATCAAg GGAGGACTGAGAACACCCATCAATTTTTAGACCACAGCAATAAAGACAGCAGGGAAAGTGAAATGGAACTGCCAATGTTTGATTTAACCACCATAGCTAACGCCACTAACAACTTTTCAAACAATAACAAGCTGGGAGAAGGTGGTTTTGGGCCTGTTTACAAG GGTAAGTTGATAGAGGGACAAGAAATTGCAGTTAAAAGGCTTTCAACAACTTCTGGACAAGGAATGGTAGAGTTCAGAAATGAAGTTCTTCTGATTGCTAAACTTCAGCACCGAAATCTTGTAAAGATTCTTGGTTGTTGCAGTCATCAAAATGACAGAATGTTAGTTTATGAATACATGCCCAACAAAAGCTTGGACAACTTTATTTTTG atgaaaaaagaaggaaattacTGGATTGGGGCAAGCGCATCAATATTATTGAGGGAATTGCCAGAGGGcttctttatcttcatcaagATTCTAGATTGAGAATTATACATAGAGACCTGAAAGCTAGTAATGTATTATTAGATCATGAAATGAACCccaaaatttcagattttggtATGGCTAGGACATTCTGGGGTGATCAAACTACAGCAAACACAAGTAAAATTGCAGGAACATA TGGTTATATGTCTCCTGAATATGCAGTAGACGGGCTCTTTTCAGTAAAATCTGATGTCTTCAGCTTTGGCGTTTTAGTACTGGAGATAGTAAGTGGAAAAAGAAACAGAGGATTTCAAAACCCTCAGCACAACCACAACCTTCTTGGACAT GCATGGAAACTGTGGATTGAAGGGAGGCCATTGGAGCTAATTGATGAATCTTTGGATGAGGCTTGCCCATCGCCTGAAATATTAAGGTGCATTCATGTTGGTCTGCTATGTGTGCAACAGGCACCTGAAGACAGGCCAATTATGGCATCTGTTGTTCTGATGCTGGGTGGTGAAAGATCATTGCCTCAACCGAAACAGCCTGGTTTTTTCACAGAAAGAAATCTGCCTGAATCCTCGGAGTCCTCAACAGGCAAGcataaattttcttcaaacaatGAAATCACATTCTCATTGTTAGAGGCTCGTTAA